In Thermosinus carboxydivorans Nor1, a genomic segment contains:
- a CDS encoding type II secretion system F family protein, which yields MLTLIVAATFITVFVVVVGLYYFGTAARREVKMRISRYVAKPPAPAAPRPEQAAAPAMGAWRSLVRQLSRYFESFQWSRWLEHRLMQAGLPLRGSEFLVICTGSALVGMLTLFILARGRPIFAVIGAIIGYLVPLLVLRVKVERRTKAFNDQLGDALILIANSLRTGYSFLQSIEMVSREMLPPIATEFARVLREMNLGVTTEEALNNLAKRVDSDDLDLVVTAVLIQRQVGGNLAEVLENIAGTIRSRIKIKGEIKTLTAQGRISGVIIGLLPVALGLVIYALNPGYMQILFTHPLGRALVAGAIVSQLIGVLLIRRIVNIDV from the coding sequence ATGCTAACGCTGATTGTCGCGGCTACCTTTATTACGGTGTTCGTCGTGGTCGTCGGGCTGTATTATTTCGGCACGGCCGCCCGCCGCGAAGTAAAAATGCGTATTAGCCGCTATGTGGCAAAACCACCGGCGCCGGCGGCGCCTCGGCCGGAACAAGCGGCGGCCCCCGCCATGGGGGCTTGGCGCAGCCTGGTGCGGCAGCTCAGCCGCTATTTTGAATCATTCCAATGGTCGCGGTGGTTGGAACACCGGCTCATGCAGGCCGGTTTGCCGCTTCGCGGTTCGGAGTTTTTGGTCATTTGCACCGGTTCGGCGCTTGTGGGGATGCTGACGCTGTTCATCCTGGCCCGCGGCCGGCCTATCTTTGCGGTTATTGGTGCCATCATCGGCTATCTCGTGCCGCTTCTCGTGCTGCGCGTTAAAGTAGAGCGGCGGACGAAAGCGTTTAATGACCAGTTGGGCGACGCCCTTATTCTCATCGCCAACTCGCTGCGCACCGGCTACAGTTTTCTTCAGTCGATTGAGATGGTGTCGCGGGAAATGCTACCGCCCATTGCCACCGAATTTGCCCGGGTGCTGCGGGAAATGAACCTGGGCGTCACGACCGAGGAGGCCCTGAACAACCTGGCCAAACGGGTCGACAGCGACGACCTCGACCTGGTGGTGACGGCAGTGCTGATCCAGCGGCAGGTGGGCGGCAACCTGGCGGAAGTTTTGGAAAATATCGCTGGTACCATTCGGAGCCGGATCAAGATCAAGGGGGAAATCAAAACCCTTACCGCGCAGGGGCGGATCTCCGGCGTCATTATCGGGCTGCTGCCCGTTGCGCTTGGCCTGGTCATTTACGCCCTTAATCCCGGCTACATGCAGATCTTGTTTACCCACCCGCTGGGCCGGGCCTTGGTGGCTGGCGCGATCGTAAGCCAGCTCATCGGCGTGCTGTTAATCCGCCGCATTGTCAATATTGATGTCTGA
- a CDS encoding sensor histidine kinase, translating to MQQQLDVKLLDKIVKQTIAAVEKSKAQIFDIYEAARAEMEHVKKDIERVKQATADIIFKVDELERQERRARLRLAEVSRNFTVYSEADIKAAYDEASRLQVELAIAREQEAVLRRQRDELELRLRNLKNTVERAENLVAQVGAALGFLGNQMENVLTHLGTLQQRQAFGIKIIKAQEEERRRVAREIHDGPAQAMANVVFRAEVCERLIDADIARAKAELRELREQVRLCLKETRKIIFDLRPMTLDDLGLVPTLRRVLDTLKERTGLITELKVLGEEKRLDSHVEIGIFRIIQEALTNVEKHAKATAVRVLIEFRPRLVAVVVEDDGQGFDGLENVGSESFGLMGMRERINILGGELKIDSEKGKGTKIFLKVPLP from the coding sequence ATGCAGCAACAACTGGATGTCAAACTGCTGGATAAAATCGTAAAACAAACTATTGCCGCTGTGGAGAAAAGCAAGGCCCAGATTTTCGACATCTATGAGGCGGCTCGGGCCGAAATGGAACATGTGAAGAAAGACATTGAACGCGTCAAACAGGCTACCGCCGACATTATTTTTAAAGTTGATGAACTGGAGCGCCAAGAGCGGCGTGCTAGGTTGCGACTCGCGGAAGTGAGCCGCAATTTCACCGTGTATTCGGAAGCCGATATTAAGGCCGCCTATGATGAAGCCAGCCGGCTGCAGGTCGAACTGGCCATTGCCCGGGAGCAGGAGGCAGTCTTGCGGCGACAGCGCGACGAACTGGAACTGCGCCTGCGCAATTTGAAAAATACGGTGGAACGGGCCGAAAACTTAGTGGCGCAGGTAGGGGCAGCGCTTGGTTTTCTCGGCAACCAGATGGAAAATGTGCTGACTCACCTGGGAACGCTGCAGCAGCGTCAGGCATTCGGCATTAAGATTATCAAGGCCCAGGAAGAGGAACGCCGCCGCGTGGCGCGGGAAATTCACGATGGGCCGGCGCAGGCCATGGCCAACGTCGTTTTTCGCGCCGAGGTGTGTGAACGCCTCATCGATGCCGATATCGCGCGGGCCAAGGCCGAACTGCGCGAGCTGCGGGAACAGGTCCGGCTGTGCCTGAAGGAGACGCGCAAAATAATCTTTGACCTTAGGCCAATGACGCTGGATGACCTAGGCCTGGTGCCGACTTTGCGCCGGGTGCTGGACACGCTCAAAGAACGGACGGGACTGATTACTGAACTTAAAGTTCTGGGCGAGGAGAAACGGCTTGATAGCCATGTGGAAATCGGCATTTTCCGTATCATTCAGGAAGCGCTGACCAATGTGGAGAAACATGCTAAGGCCACTGCCGTGCGGGTGCTGATCGAATTTCGCCCGCGGCTGGTGGCGGTGGTGGTGGAGGACGACGGCCAGGGGTTTGACGGCTTGGAAAACGTCGGCAGCGAATCCTTTGGCCTGATGGGGATGCGTGAGCGCATTAACATCCTCGGCGGTGAACTGAAAATTGATTCGGAAAAAGGAAAAGGGACGAAGATTTTTCTCAAAGTACCGCTACCTTAA
- a CDS encoding Flp family type IVb pilin, which translates to MLMWWEMIKTYLRCQKGQGMVEYGLILALIAVVVIGALTLMGTNLQGMFNNVAGNVK; encoded by the coding sequence ATGTTAATGTGGTGGGAAATGATAAAAACCTATTTGCGTTGTCAAAAAGGCCAGGGCATGGTGGAGTACGGTCTTATCCTCGCTCTCATCGCTGTAGTGGTCATCGGTGCACTGACTCTGATGGGGACCAATCTGCAAGGCATGTTTAATAATGTCGCTGGTAACGTGAAGTAA
- a CDS encoding TadE/TadG family type IV pilus assembly protein, with protein sequence MLGIARMLKNRRGQALVELALVLPVVVLLLAGMMEFGRVFHEYLVVTAAAREGARTAAVGGSDAAAIAAVRNAARSIDRGQLAVAIEPGEAGRVHGEPITVVVSNPVQLVTPLISAFFPQNPYVVQGRAVMRYE encoded by the coding sequence ATGCTTGGCATTGCCCGGATGCTGAAAAACCGTCGCGGCCAAGCGCTGGTCGAGCTGGCGTTGGTGCTGCCGGTAGTGGTGCTGCTTCTGGCGGGGATGATGGAGTTTGGCCGGGTCTTTCATGAATATTTAGTCGTAACGGCGGCCGCCCGGGAGGGGGCCCGAACAGCGGCCGTAGGCGGCAGTGATGCGGCTGCTATCGCCGCCGTTCGTAATGCCGCCCGGTCCATTGACCGGGGGCAGCTTGCGGTTGCCATTGAACCCGGTGAGGCCGGGCGGGTACACGGCGAACCCATTACCGTCGTGGTCAGCAATCCTGTCCAATTAGTTACGCCGCTCATCAGCGCTTTTTTCCCGCAAAACCCCTATGTAGTGCAGGGAAGGGCGGTCATGCGGTATGAGTAG
- a CDS encoding pilus assembly protein TadG-related protein, with the protein MSRFCVKLVGKLLRNQQGAVAVLTALALTAMLGFAAIVVDVGLLYYNRVELANLADAAALAGVQDLPGDAAAARASALNYAARNGRSGDAVTVEIVDDHSVAVQATRPVELFFARVFGLASSTVQASARASVRPLSAATGVVPFGVVWNNFVFGETYVLKEGGGSGANGNYGALALGGRGANVYRSNIKYGYNGTLRVGDWVETEPGNMSGPTSDGVNWRISLDPHATFDTVQKGSPRIIIVPVLASLDVNGRGEVQIVGFAAFFLEGVHGSGKNNYVTGKFMKMYMTGETAGSTGDYGLRNIALVQ; encoded by the coding sequence ATGAGTAGGTTTTGCGTTAAGTTGGTCGGAAAACTGCTGCGCAACCAGCAGGGAGCGGTGGCGGTGCTTACGGCGCTAGCACTTACGGCAATGCTTGGTTTTGCCGCAATTGTCGTGGATGTAGGTCTCTTGTACTATAACCGGGTCGAGTTGGCCAACCTGGCCGATGCCGCCGCGTTGGCCGGCGTGCAGGATTTGCCGGGCGATGCGGCTGCCGCCCGCGCGAGCGCCCTTAATTATGCCGCGCGCAATGGCCGTAGCGGCGATGCGGTTACGGTTGAAATTGTCGACGATCACAGCGTGGCGGTGCAGGCGACCCGGCCGGTGGAACTCTTTTTCGCCCGCGTGTTCGGCCTTGCTAGTTCGACCGTGCAAGCGTCAGCGCGGGCTTCGGTCCGTCCGCTCAGCGCCGCAACCGGGGTAGTCCCGTTTGGCGTCGTCTGGAACAATTTTGTGTTTGGGGAAACTTATGTGCTAAAAGAAGGCGGCGGCAGCGGCGCCAACGGCAATTATGGGGCGCTGGCCCTGGGGGGCAGAGGCGCTAATGTTTACCGCAGCAATATCAAATACGGCTATAACGGAACGCTGCGGGTGGGCGACTGGGTAGAAACCGAGCCGGGCAATATGTCTGGCCCGACCAGCGACGGCGTCAACTGGCGGATTAGTCTTGACCCTCATGCTACTTTTGACACGGTGCAAAAAGGTTCGCCACGCATAATTATTGTGCCGGTGTTGGCATCGCTCGACGTAAACGGCCGCGGCGAGGTGCAAATCGTTGGCTTTGCCGCCTTTTTCCTCGAGGGAGTGCATGGTTCAGGCAAAAACAACTACGTCACCGGCAAATTTATGAAAATGTATATGACCGGCGAGACGGCAGGATCGACCGGGGATTATGGGCTGCGCAACATTGCTCTGGTGCAATAG
- a CDS encoding CpaF family protein: MSLLKRLEAQKQSEQPGKGAEKAKPFLPVKSDPYQNLKVRIHKRIIDEMSLEESKVLTDQDADRQALEEVVARIATAVMDEEAAPVPRGDRGRIIAEVVDEVLGYGPIDPLLKDDTISEIMVNGPNQVYVERKGKLVLTDVRFRDDAHVMHVIEKIVAPLGRRIDESSPMVDARLPDGSRVNAIIPPLALKGPCLTIRKFAKDPLTIQDLINFGTLTEEMANFLKACVEGKLNIVVSGGTGSGKTTTLNCLSSFIPPDERIITIEDAAELQLRQEHVVTLETRPPNIEGKGAITMRDLVRNSLRMRPDRIVVGEVRSGEALDMLQAMNTGHDGSLTTGHANSPRDMLSRLETMVLMAGMDLPVRAIREQIASAIDLIVQQARLRDGSRKITHLTEVQGMEGDVITLQDIFVFEQTGKDESGKIIGRYRPTGIRPKFLEKLAANGITVPNEIFWPK, encoded by the coding sequence ATGTCGCTCTTAAAACGACTGGAAGCGCAAAAACAGAGTGAACAGCCAGGCAAAGGGGCAGAAAAGGCTAAGCCTTTCTTGCCAGTGAAAAGCGATCCCTATCAGAACCTAAAAGTGCGGATTCATAAACGGATTATTGACGAGATGAGCCTGGAAGAGAGCAAAGTCCTTACCGACCAGGATGCGGACCGTCAGGCATTGGAAGAAGTGGTGGCGCGGATCGCCACCGCCGTCATGGACGAAGAAGCGGCACCGGTGCCGCGGGGTGACCGGGGCCGCATTATTGCCGAGGTGGTTGACGAAGTATTGGGCTATGGGCCAATTGACCCGCTTCTCAAAGATGACACCATTTCTGAAATTATGGTTAACGGGCCTAACCAGGTCTATGTAGAGCGTAAGGGCAAACTGGTGCTTACTGACGTGCGGTTTCGCGATGACGCCCATGTCATGCATGTTATTGAAAAAATTGTGGCGCCGCTGGGGCGGCGGATTGATGAAAGTTCCCCGATGGTCGACGCCCGCCTGCCCGACGGCTCGCGGGTCAATGCCATCATCCCGCCGTTGGCCCTCAAGGGCCCGTGTCTTACCATCCGCAAGTTCGCCAAAGACCCGCTGACGATCCAGGACTTAATTAACTTCGGGACGCTGACCGAAGAAATGGCCAATTTTCTCAAGGCCTGTGTCGAAGGTAAGCTCAATATTGTCGTGTCCGGCGGAACGGGATCGGGCAAAACCACAACCTTAAATTGTTTGTCTTCCTTCATCCCGCCCGATGAGCGCATCATCACCATTGAGGACGCCGCCGAGCTGCAGCTGCGGCAGGAGCATGTGGTAACCTTGGAAACGCGTCCGCCCAATATTGAGGGCAAAGGGGCCATAACCATGCGCGACCTGGTGCGCAACAGCCTGCGGATGCGGCCGGACCGCATCGTTGTCGGCGAGGTGCGCAGCGGCGAGGCTCTTGACATGCTCCAGGCCATGAATACCGGCCATGACGGTTCGTTGACGACCGGCCATGCCAATAGTCCCCGCGACATGCTCAGCCGGCTGGAGACGATGGTGCTGATGGCCGGCATGGATCTGCCGGTACGGGCCATCCGGGAGCAGATTGCGTCGGCAATCGACCTTATTGTCCAGCAGGCCCGTCTTAGGGACGGTAGTCGGAAAATTACCCATCTTACCGAAGTGCAGGGGATGGAGGGGGATGTCATCACCCTGCAGGATATTTTCGTTTTTGAACAGACCGGCAAAGACGAAAGCGGGAAGATCATCGGCCGCTACCGGCCAACAGGGATACGCCCGAAGTTCCTGGAAAAGCTGGCGGCCAATGGTATTACGGTACCCAACGAAATATTCTGGCCCAAATGA
- a CDS encoding type II secretion system F family protein, producing the protein MLMLIVVLSFVTVFLLVYLLLAANALAQGNIAMRLKALNTMTAGRSDIDQELARPFKERVLSPLRSDFAAALSRFTPRALRRAVEEKMAAAGGFGSLTPDEFLLLSGLFAVAAPAVAATLAALTGAAAHQIVGLSFMAFASALLLPFFLLNRKIAMRKRSIQKDLPDVLDLLTVSVEAGLGFDGALAKLSEKMKGALVDEFTRALQEMRMGVPRREALRAMGLRCDVPDLSLFTTSLIQADQLGVSIGQVLRVQSASMREKRRQRTQELAMKAPVKMLLPLVFFIFPAIFVVVLGPAIIQIFLTFSQR; encoded by the coding sequence ATGCTGATGTTAATCGTTGTCCTGTCGTTTGTCACGGTGTTTCTCCTTGTTTATCTGCTGCTGGCAGCCAATGCTTTGGCCCAGGGGAATATTGCCATGCGGCTCAAAGCGCTGAATACTATGACGGCGGGGCGCAGCGACATCGACCAGGAGCTGGCGCGACCGTTCAAAGAGCGGGTGCTGTCGCCGCTCAGGAGCGACTTTGCCGCCGCGCTATCCAGGTTTACGCCCCGGGCGCTGCGGCGGGCAGTTGAGGAGAAGATGGCAGCGGCCGGCGGTTTTGGCAGTTTGACCCCCGACGAATTTCTTCTGCTGAGCGGCCTTTTCGCTGTAGCGGCGCCGGCGGTCGCTGCCACGCTCGCCGCGCTTACCGGCGCGGCGGCCCACCAAATTGTCGGGCTGTCCTTCATGGCTTTTGCCAGCGCTTTGCTGCTGCCCTTTTTCCTGCTTAACCGGAAAATTGCGATGCGCAAGCGCAGTATCCAGAAAGACCTGCCTGACGTGCTTGACCTCCTTACCGTCAGTGTGGAGGCCGGACTGGGGTTTGACGGGGCGCTGGCCAAACTGTCGGAAAAAATGAAGGGGGCGCTGGTCGACGAGTTCACCCGGGCGCTGCAGGAAATGCGGATGGGCGTGCCCCGCCGCGAAGCGCTCCGGGCCATGGGCTTGCGCTGTGACGTGCCTGATTTGTCACTGTTCACTACTTCTTTGATTCAGGCCGACCAGCTGGGGGTAAGCATTGGTCAAGTTCTGCGGGTCCAGTCGGCCAGTATGCGTGAAAAGCGGCGGCAACGCACCCAGGAGCTGGCCATGAAGGCGCCGGTAAAGATGCTGCTGCCGCTCGTCTTTTTCATCTTCCCAGCGATCTTCGTCGTCGTGCTAGGGCCGGCCATCATTCAGATTTTTCTCACCTTTTCCCAGCGGTAG
- a CDS encoding DUF192 domain-containing protein, which translates to MLKNVTRGTVVATRVRMADTFWRRLKGLLGTTALPIDAALIIRPCNSVHTIGMRYAIDVLFLNKTYQVVKIVANLAPNRLAAAAGAVIAVELPAGTAAKTHTAVGDRLELIL; encoded by the coding sequence ATGCTGAAAAATGTTACCCGCGGCACAGTCGTTGCTACCCGTGTTCGTATGGCCGATACTTTCTGGCGGCGGCTCAAGGGTCTTTTGGGGACAACGGCGCTGCCGATTGATGCGGCGCTTATCATTCGTCCCTGCAATAGCGTGCATACCATCGGTATGCGCTACGCCATCGACGTTCTCTTTCTCAATAAAACCTACCAGGTGGTGAAGATCGTTGCCAATCTCGCGCCAAACCGCCTGGCCGCGGCAGCTGGCGCCGTGATAGCCGTGGAACTGCCGGCCGGTACGGCGGCCAAAACGCATACGGCGGTGGGCGACCGCCTGGAACTCATACTATAG
- a CDS encoding aminotransferase class I/II-fold pyridoxal phosphate-dependent enzyme, with amino-acid sequence MHLKQTDTPLLAAMRHYVEDGAIPFHTPGHKMGKGMHPRLRQFVNSEALALDLALMAELDDLHEPHGCIKAAQDLAAELYGADHSFFVVNGTTGGIYAMILTIAGPKEKIIVPRNAHRSIIGGIILSGATPVFMQPEVDYELGLAMGVTPETVEKAVEQHPDAKGVLIINPTYYGVATDLKRIVDIVHAHNMAVIVDEAHGPHLKFSDRLPLQALDAGADICAQSTHKILGAMTQCSMVHCREGRVNVPRLKAMLQLVQSTSPNYILMASLDVARMQMATEGRQLIERAIDLAEWVRAEINKIPGLYCFGAEKVGNPGVYAFDPTKVTVTVKGLGLKGAEAERILRHKYKVQVELSDMYNILFLITLGDSEREAQALVDALRDLAENHVGKRDFTAVEDVYSTTTYPEPPVQALSPRRALFGNTRMVPFREAAGRICAEIVTFYPPGIPLLCPGEIISEDIIQYCLRLQEAGLHISGPEDYTLSTIKVVE; translated from the coding sequence GTGCATTTAAAGCAGACCGATACGCCGCTGCTTGCTGCGATGCGGCATTATGTCGAAGACGGGGCGATCCCGTTTCATACACCGGGCCATAAAATGGGCAAAGGCATGCACCCGCGCCTGCGCCAATTTGTGAATAGCGAGGCGCTGGCGCTTGATCTTGCTCTTATGGCCGAGCTAGATGACCTACATGAGCCTCATGGCTGCATCAAAGCGGCCCAGGACCTGGCGGCCGAGCTTTACGGCGCCGACCACAGCTTTTTTGTCGTTAATGGGACAACCGGCGGCATTTACGCTATGATCCTTACCATCGCCGGACCCAAAGAAAAAATCATTGTGCCGCGCAATGCGCACCGCTCGATCATCGGCGGCATTATCCTCAGCGGGGCCACGCCGGTGTTTATGCAGCCCGAGGTAGACTATGAGCTGGGGTTGGCCATGGGCGTTACGCCCGAAACGGTGGAAAAAGCGGTCGAGCAGCATCCTGACGCTAAGGGGGTGCTGATTATCAACCCCACTTATTACGGGGTGGCTACTGACCTTAAACGGATTGTCGATATTGTCCATGCCCACAATATGGCCGTCATTGTCGACGAGGCCCACGGGCCCCATCTTAAATTCAGCGACCGGCTGCCGCTGCAAGCCCTTGATGCGGGGGCGGATATCTGCGCCCAGAGCACGCATAAAATTCTTGGGGCGATGACCCAGTGTTCGATGGTTCACTGCCGTGAGGGGCGCGTCAATGTGCCGCGCCTTAAGGCCATGCTGCAGCTGGTGCAGTCTACCAGCCCCAACTACATTCTGATGGCTTCGCTCGACGTGGCCCGCATGCAGATGGCTACCGAGGGCCGCCAGCTGATTGAACGAGCGATCGACCTCGCCGAATGGGTGCGGGCGGAGATTAACAAAATCCCCGGCCTGTACTGCTTTGGCGCCGAAAAAGTTGGCAACCCCGGCGTTTATGCCTTCGATCCCACCAAGGTAACGGTGACCGTCAAGGGGTTAGGCCTTAAGGGCGCTGAAGCCGAGCGCATCCTGCGCCACAAGTACAAGGTGCAGGTCGAGCTGTCCGATATGTACAATATCCTCTTTCTCATTACCCTCGGCGATTCCGAGCGGGAGGCGCAGGCCTTGGTGGACGCACTGCGCGACCTGGCCGAAAACCATGTGGGCAAACGCGATTTTACCGCCGTTGAAGACGTATACAGCACAACTACCTATCCTGAGCCGCCGGTGCAGGCTCTCTCACCGCGCCGCGCCCTCTTCGGCAATACGCGCATGGTGCCGTTCCGGGAAGCGGCCGGACGCATCTGCGCCGAAATCGTCACCTTTTATCCGCCGGGCATTCCTTTGCTTTGCCCCGGAGAAATCATTTCCGAAGACATTATTCAGTATTGCCTGCGGCTGCAGGAAGCGGGGCTGCATATTTCCGGCCCGGAAGATTATACTTTGAGTACCATAAAAGTGGTGGAATAG